One window from the genome of Engraulis encrasicolus isolate BLACKSEA-1 chromosome 16, IST_EnEncr_1.0, whole genome shotgun sequence encodes:
- the cabp2a gene encoding calcium-binding protein 2a, which produces MGTKPSKRNTMKKKGAVPLAQQGSGVPMAASVLGGGRESGAAKEEQEQEEEEERENEVGGEKDFDDPLCALVQNCTMLHNIVGPACIFLRQGLSQSQIDRDLRPEEIEELKEAFTEFDKDKDGFITCKDLGECMRTMGYMPTEMELIELSQNICGGRVDFEDFVELMGPKMLAETADMIGVKELRDAFREFDSNGDGQISLAELREAMKKLMGEQLNQREIDEILRDVDLNGDGLVDFEEFVRMMSR; this is translated from the exons ATGGGAACAAAACCTTCGAAGAGAAACACAATGAAGAAGAAG GGGGCGGTGCCTCTGGCCCAGCAGGGCAGTGGGGTGCCAATGGCAGCCTCTGTGCTGGGGGGTGGCAGGGAGTCCGGGGCAgccaaggaggagcaggagcaggaggaggaggaggagagggaaaacgAGGTTGGGGGCGAGAAGGACTTTGACGATCCGCTGTGCGCCTTGGTCCAGAACTGCACGATGCTTCACAACATCGTGGGGCCAGCCTGCATCTTCCTCAGACAGGGCTTGTCCCAATCCCAGatc GACAGGGATCTACGGCCGGAGGAGATTGAAG agctaaAGGAGGCCTTCACTGAGTTCGATAAGGACAAGGATGGCTTCATCACCTGTAAGGACCTGGGGGAGTGCATGAGGACCATGGGATACATGCCCACAGAGATGGAGCTCATTGAACTCAGCCAgaatatct GTGGCGGTAGGGTGGACTTTGAGGACTTTGTGGAGCTGATGGGCCCGAAGATGTTGGCCGAGACGGCGGACATGATAGGGGTGAAGGAGCTGCGGGATGCTTTTAGAGAG tTCGACTCTAATGGGGATGGCCAGATAAGCCTGGCAGAGTTGCGAGAGGCCATGAAGAAGCTGATGGGAGAGCAGCTcaatcagagagagatagacgagATCCTCAGGGACGTGGACCTCAACGGGGATGGCCTGGTCGACTTTGAgg AATTCGTTCGAATGATGTCACGCTAA